A window of the Cystobacter fuscus genome harbors these coding sequences:
- a CDS encoding HD domain-containing protein, whose protein sequence is MGQIRELVTERVNDPNVKALLLAFLDDAQVAAALPHAPAAKGVHHSYRGGLADHLLSVLRLVLRVADHYPMADRDLLLAGALLHDVMRVAETSAGGEPTDEGRLVGHLVLTAQKIREKALGIPHFPPLLEQHLTHLVIAQFGQVESGSPRVPVTLEAQIIHSLTSLDARIAAWTDAMQRDPHDRWTENLRSYNRSLWKGPAPTSRGRAPVEGGGRRKNKDKEKKNRERPEKSAGAPSGDGTPAEARPERAERPPKPPREPRPPREPREAKEPREPREAREPREAREPKPPREPVNVPKELTFKPFSVLTATKAEPTKPEEGSDTEG, encoded by the coding sequence GTGGGGCAGATCCGCGAGCTGGTCACCGAGCGCGTGAACGATCCCAACGTGAAGGCGCTGCTGCTGGCCTTCCTGGATGACGCCCAGGTCGCCGCGGCCCTGCCGCACGCGCCCGCCGCCAAGGGCGTCCACCACTCCTACCGCGGGGGGCTGGCCGATCACCTCCTGTCGGTGCTGCGGCTCGTCCTGCGCGTGGCCGACCACTACCCCATGGCGGATCGCGACCTGCTGCTCGCCGGCGCCCTGCTCCATGACGTGATGCGGGTGGCGGAGACCTCCGCGGGCGGCGAGCCCACCGACGAGGGCCGGCTCGTGGGCCACCTGGTGCTCACGGCGCAGAAGATCCGTGAGAAGGCGCTCGGCATCCCCCACTTCCCGCCCCTGCTCGAGCAGCACCTCACCCACCTCGTCATCGCCCAGTTCGGCCAGGTGGAGAGCGGCTCGCCCCGGGTGCCCGTGACGCTCGAGGCGCAGATCATCCACTCGCTCACCTCGCTCGACGCGCGCATCGCCGCCTGGACGGACGCCATGCAGCGCGACCCCCACGATCGGTGGACCGAGAACCTCCGGTCCTACAACCGCTCGCTCTGGAAGGGTCCGGCGCCCACCTCGCGGGGCCGGGCGCCCGTGGAGGGCGGTGGCCGCCGCAAGAACAAGGACAAGGAGAAGAAGAACCGGGAGCGGCCGGAGAAGTCCGCGGGCGCGCCCTCGGGCGACGGCACCCCGGCCGAGGCCCGTCCCGAGCGCGCCGAGCGTCCGCCCAAGCCGCCGCGCGAGCCCCGTCCGCCGCGCGAGCCGCGGGAGGCCAAGGAGCCGCGTGAGCCTCGGGAGGCGCGCGAGCCTCGAGAGGCGCGCGAGCCCAAGCCGCCGCGCGAGCCGGTGAACGTGCCCAAG
- a CDS encoding OB-fold nucleic acid binding domain-containing protein: MTTDNNQATSSSASEASVETVRKVYAKDLREKDPVHTVFRVAQKNRVTARSGKVFLSLVLTDKSGEIDARVFDKVDALEPTFSTGDYALVHGHVIAFHGKTQVVIEALEKLDPEPLDPKEFEPPPAPPPRPPPPPRSPPRPSATRPARTSRPPGARSPLPPRVARAPEALVPWGRSASWSPSA, translated from the coding sequence ATGACGACCGACAACAATCAGGCAACTTCCTCCTCCGCCTCCGAGGCCTCCGTGGAAACGGTGCGCAAGGTGTACGCGAAGGATCTCCGCGAGAAGGACCCCGTCCACACCGTCTTCCGCGTGGCGCAGAAGAACCGCGTCACCGCGCGCAGTGGCAAGGTGTTCCTCTCGCTCGTGCTCACCGACAAGAGCGGTGAGATCGACGCGCGCGTCTTCGACAAGGTCGACGCCCTCGAGCCCACCTTCTCCACGGGCGACTACGCGCTCGTGCACGGCCACGTCATCGCCTTCCATGGCAAGACGCAGGTCGTCATCGAGGCGCTCGAGAAGCTGGATCCCGAGCCGCTCGACCCCAAGGAGTTCGAGCCCCCACCGGCACCCCCGCCCCGGCCGCCGCCGCCCCCGAGGAGTCCGCCGCGCCCAAGCGCGACGAGGCCCGCAAGGACGAGCCGGCCGCCCGGCGCGAGGAGTCCGCTCCCGCCAAGGGTGGCGAGGGCCCCGGAGGCGCTCGTGCCGTGGGGCAGATCCGCGAGCTGGTCACCGAGCGCGTGA
- a CDS encoding class I SAM-dependent rRNA methyltransferase: MVNTYLSREAARRLKHGAPWVRREDIVSIEGTPALGEAVQLRDEQGQLLGLADVDLEASYAVRRLGYADETAEGLIPRHVRHAFERRALTVDDPRFCRVINDDGDALPGLIVDRYDRHLVVQTLTRAMDARLQEITRALVEVSGAESVLLRNDTPRRRQLGLPSQRPHVLHGTPPRWTRVLELGARFTVDLQYGSGVGYPYDQRELRRFLARLSQGARVLDPSCHVGGLFVHAGRHGARSILAFDSDADTADLARENGEANGLLGRLQVERGNALDVLHGVQDTFDLVLLDTPDATSSETFVELVRLGLRATRHGGVILIVGYHPPLPMGGFDNLVAEACEQEERRSFRIARFGLPPDHPTLVGFSATDYLSGIALEAS; encoded by the coding sequence TTGGTCAACACCTATCTGTCCCGAGAAGCGGCACGAAGGCTGAAGCACGGAGCCCCCTGGGTTCGCCGGGAGGACATCGTCTCCATCGAGGGGACGCCCGCGCTGGGCGAAGCCGTCCAGCTGAGGGACGAGCAGGGCCAGCTGCTCGGCCTGGCGGACGTGGACCTCGAGGCCTCCTACGCGGTGCGCCGCCTGGGCTATGCCGACGAGACCGCCGAGGGCCTCATTCCCCGTCACGTGCGCCACGCCTTCGAGCGCCGCGCGCTCACCGTGGACGATCCGCGCTTCTGCCGCGTCATCAACGACGATGGGGACGCGCTGCCCGGGCTCATCGTGGACAGGTATGACCGGCACCTCGTCGTCCAGACGCTCACGCGCGCCATGGACGCCCGGCTGCAGGAAATCACCCGCGCCCTCGTCGAGGTGAGCGGCGCGGAGTCCGTGCTGCTGCGCAACGACACGCCCCGGCGCCGCCAACTGGGCCTGCCCTCGCAGCGCCCCCACGTGCTGCACGGCACCCCTCCCCGCTGGACGCGCGTGCTGGAGCTGGGCGCCCGCTTCACGGTGGACCTGCAATACGGCTCGGGCGTGGGCTACCCGTACGATCAGCGTGAGCTGCGCCGCTTCCTGGCCCGGCTCTCCCAGGGCGCGCGGGTGTTGGATCCGAGCTGCCACGTGGGTGGGCTCTTCGTCCACGCCGGACGCCATGGCGCCCGCTCCATCCTCGCCTTCGACAGCGACGCGGACACGGCGGACCTGGCGCGCGAGAACGGCGAGGCCAATGGCCTGCTGGGCCGGCTCCAGGTGGAGCGCGGCAACGCACTCGACGTGCTCCACGGCGTTCAGGACACCTTCGATCTGGTGCTGCTGGACACCCCCGATGCGACCTCCTCGGAGACCTTCGTCGAGCTGGTGCGCCTGGGCCTGCGCGCCACCCGCCACGGCGGCGTCATCCTCATCGTCGGCTACCACCCGCCCCTGCCCATGGGCGGCTTCGACAACCTGGTGGCCGAGGCGTGCGAGCAGGAGGAGCGCCGCAGCTTCCGCATCGCCCGCTTCGGCCTGCCGCCGGATCACCCCACCCTGGTGGGCTTCTCCGCCACCGACTACCTGTCGGGCATCGCGCTCGAGGCGAGCTGA
- a CDS encoding NAD(P)/FAD-dependent oxidoreductase, which translates to MAYRVNNIGLWLDEPEELLGQRAAEKLGVTRGDLQSVRVVRAVLDARKKGSPRYIYTLEVELAPGRVPPRLPPDVGETPPPPEQPARVKEPERLPLIIGTGPAGLFCALALLERGVRTILVERGREVVARRKDVAKLMRDGTLDPESNMNFGEGGAGAYTDGKLSTRINHPHVRKVIETFARCGAPDHILIEGKPHIGSDLLPGAVARIREELIAGGSQVLFEHKVEEVLDRDGRVTGVRLADGRVLESDRVVLAPGNSARELYERFAADGRVVIEPKPFALGFRAEHPQGLINSIQYGSAAKNPKLPPADYKLAENLDVNGEVRGIYSFCMCPGGIVVPTPTQDGLQCTNGMSNSRRNAKYANAGIVVTVSVEDFEREGFRGPLAGLEFQRHWESKAYELGGGKFFAPAQTIPDYLAGRVKKDPGGTSYRPGLAHTDLNRLFPERLTQSLKQALKAFDRKMRGFVSDEGKLIGIESRTSSPVRITRGEDMQSVSMRGLYPAGEGCGYAGGIVSSAIDGLRVAEQIAAELA; encoded by the coding sequence ATGGCTTATCGGGTGAACAACATTGGGTTGTGGTTGGACGAGCCGGAGGAGCTGCTGGGCCAGCGTGCGGCCGAGAAGCTCGGGGTGACGCGAGGCGATCTCCAGTCCGTGCGCGTGGTGCGCGCGGTGCTCGATGCGCGCAAGAAAGGCAGCCCTCGCTATATCTATACGCTGGAGGTGGAACTCGCTCCGGGCCGGGTGCCACCGCGGCTGCCGCCGGACGTGGGGGAGACGCCGCCTCCGCCCGAGCAGCCCGCGCGCGTGAAGGAGCCCGAGCGCCTGCCGCTCATCATCGGCACCGGCCCCGCGGGCCTCTTCTGCGCCCTGGCGCTGCTGGAGCGCGGCGTGCGCACCATCCTCGTCGAGCGGGGCCGGGAGGTCGTGGCGCGGCGCAAGGACGTGGCGAAGCTCATGCGCGACGGCACGCTGGACCCGGAGAGCAACATGAACTTCGGCGAGGGCGGCGCGGGCGCGTACACGGACGGCAAGCTGTCCACGCGCATCAACCACCCCCACGTGCGCAAGGTCATCGAGACGTTCGCCCGCTGCGGCGCGCCGGACCACATCCTCATCGAGGGCAAGCCGCACATCGGCTCGGACCTGTTGCCCGGCGCGGTGGCGCGCATCCGCGAGGAGCTCATCGCCGGCGGCAGCCAGGTGCTCTTCGAGCACAAGGTGGAGGAGGTGCTCGACCGCGACGGGCGGGTGACGGGCGTACGGCTGGCGGACGGACGCGTGCTGGAGAGCGACCGGGTGGTGCTCGCCCCGGGCAACTCGGCGCGTGAGCTCTACGAGCGCTTCGCCGCCGACGGGCGCGTGGTCATCGAGCCCAAGCCCTTCGCGCTCGGCTTCCGGGCGGAGCACCCCCAGGGGCTCATCAACTCCATCCAGTACGGCAGCGCGGCGAAGAACCCGAAGCTGCCCCCGGCCGACTACAAGCTCGCGGAGAACCTGGACGTGAACGGAGAGGTGCGCGGCATCTACTCCTTCTGCATGTGCCCGGGCGGCATCGTGGTGCCCACGCCCACGCAGGACGGGCTGCAGTGCACCAACGGCATGAGCAACTCGCGCCGCAACGCGAAGTACGCCAACGCGGGCATCGTCGTGACGGTGTCCGTGGAGGACTTCGAGCGCGAGGGCTTCCGCGGTCCGCTCGCGGGCCTGGAGTTCCAGCGGCACTGGGAGTCCAAGGCGTACGAGCTGGGCGGAGGGAAGTTCTTCGCCCCCGCGCAGACCATCCCCGACTACCTCGCGGGCCGCGTGAAGAAGGATCCGGGCGGCACCAGCTACCGGCCGGGCCTGGCGCACACGGACCTCAACCGCCTCTTCCCCGAGCGTCTCACCCAGTCGCTCAAGCAGGCGCTCAAGGCGTTCGACCGCAAGATGCGCGGCTTCGTGAGCGACGAGGGCAAGCTCATCGGCATCGAGAGCCGCACCAGCTCGCCCGTGCGCATCACCCGCGGCGAGGACATGCAGTCCGTCTCCATGCGCGGCCTCTACCCCGCGGGCGAGGGCTGCGGCTACGCTGGAGGCATCGTTTCCTCGGCCATTGATGGACTGCGCGTGGCTGAGCAGATTGCGGCCGAACTGGCCTGA
- a CDS encoding diacylglycerol kinase family protein, whose translation MSSPAPYSPPPPPETHRPPAYASRGGTGVLASFRHAWNGLIHTAVHQRNMRVHLVSAVLVGLVGSGIPLGVAEKVILIFCVLLIFFAEILNSALEHLVDLATRHFDEKARLTKDAAAAGVLVLAIGTVVIFVAILVNNWETVADSGPQIARQVALGLPLAVCVTLLVLPHQRARWVDVSAVVVGALLLGALAAYSVSSVFTAMNAGLFILAASAARQRRREQAAARPPG comes from the coding sequence ATGAGTTCCCCCGCCCCCTACTCCCCACCACCTCCCCCGGAGACGCACCGGCCTCCCGCCTACGCCTCGCGAGGCGGCACGGGCGTGCTCGCCTCCTTCCGCCATGCCTGGAACGGGCTCATCCACACCGCCGTGCACCAGCGCAACATGCGCGTGCACCTGGTCTCCGCCGTGCTCGTGGGACTCGTGGGCAGTGGCATCCCCCTGGGCGTCGCCGAGAAGGTCATCCTCATCTTCTGCGTCCTGCTCATCTTCTTCGCGGAGATCCTCAACAGCGCGCTCGAGCACCTGGTGGACCTGGCCACCCGGCACTTCGACGAGAAGGCCCGGCTCACCAAGGACGCCGCCGCGGCGGGCGTGCTCGTGCTCGCCATCGGCACGGTCGTCATCTTCGTCGCCATCCTCGTGAACAACTGGGAGACGGTCGCCGACAGCGGCCCTCAAATCGCCCGGCAGGTAGCGCTCGGCCTGCCGCTCGCCGTGTGCGTCACCCTGCTGGTGCTTCCCCACCAGCGCGCCCGCTGGGTGGATGTGTCCGCCGTCGTGGTGGGCGCCCTGCTGCTCGGTGCACTCGCCGCGTACTCGGTCAGCTCCGTCTTCACCGCCATGAACGCGGGCCTGTTCATCCTCGCCGCGTCCGCCGCGCGCCAGCGGCGCCGGGAGCAGGCCGCCGCCCGTCCGCCCGGGTGA
- a CDS encoding N-acetylmuramoyl-L-alanine amidase gives MALPASLRTTVWVLLTIFCWPGTSQAQEEDTAHACGLEPPDAEYVPLPGPRPHETRWSPAEPALVRREQRGSGISALSGVPQTRLRTGALSGKTIYLSPGHGFYRSSPLGRWATQRGNTNDVVEDLVSLETMDQFLLPMLMGAGATVVPVREPDLNPQGVALDNGGVGYSEAGPADLFSSTGAASGWGVPPVPMGNAVQPFKLGDTRLMTAAATATAHATWAPRVPADGAYHVYVSYGSDPSRVTDAHYVVRHAGGESHFRVNQRRHGGTWVLLGRFYFRAGAPAESASVMAFNDSAEAGTVSLDAVRLGGGSGDIGDEKLGPLARSRSEECARYHTQFSGAPPEVFAPSGTNALSNERNDDVSARPRFAAWLHEDGEDAVYVAWHTNASANGTVRGTEAYVYGPNPVDGKYIPGEAVVGSPELAQSLLDELSVDLKREIEPNWRVRGLRSANLGEVNPRHNPEIPSVLVEVAYHDNAQDAAWLKEPHFRRVAARAFLHGLIKYFATRDAPEGQAPVIHLPPEPPSAVAARNAGGGQVEVKWAPPADPDGAVPPQHPATGYRVYQSTDGLAWDEGMDTTATSISLPLAAGTTRYFRVAALNEGGESFPSDVVGVGATDGAPRVLVVNAFRALDATMARVEELSAYDLGSPRRAFLEAMNDGTALRRHGDALARNAVAFDSATSEAIAAGLLTPVGYPVLDWFSGRGQARSRGPDATEQALLRAFVLGGGHLLLSGSQIASALAVGSAEDVAFLTDILHARPVCGLSAPRVGGLTDGLFPGLAGSLLDDGRRGSFPVGATDVLRPGEGGQPVLGYSGADTAAGILSAPGGQVLFLGVPFEGVVTPERRAYLMGAFLARAGVLASPPPAPGAEEALPLDLDSSGLSSLGGAFPCTLEQVPGSYGEERGGCGCGAGGGTASLAGLLLLRLVQRRRTRHLPRGER, from the coding sequence ATGGCACTTCCTGCATCCCTCCGTACCACTGTCTGGGTGTTGCTCACGATCTTCTGTTGGCCTGGAACCAGCCAGGCGCAGGAAGAAGACACTGCTCACGCCTGTGGGCTGGAACCCCCGGACGCGGAGTACGTGCCCTTGCCCGGCCCCCGGCCCCACGAAACCCGCTGGTCGCCCGCCGAGCCCGCCCTGGTGCGCCGCGAGCAGCGCGGCTCCGGTATCTCCGCGTTGTCGGGGGTGCCCCAGACGCGCCTGCGCACCGGGGCGCTGTCGGGGAAGACCATCTACCTGAGCCCGGGGCATGGCTTCTACCGCAGCTCGCCCCTGGGCCGGTGGGCCACCCAGCGCGGCAACACGAACGACGTCGTCGAGGATCTGGTGTCCCTCGAGACGATGGACCAGTTCCTGCTGCCGATGCTGATGGGGGCGGGCGCCACGGTGGTGCCGGTGCGCGAGCCGGATCTGAACCCCCAGGGGGTGGCACTCGACAACGGCGGGGTGGGGTACTCGGAGGCGGGTCCCGCGGACCTCTTCTCCAGCACGGGCGCTGCCTCTGGATGGGGCGTGCCGCCGGTGCCCATGGGCAACGCGGTGCAGCCCTTCAAGCTGGGAGACACCCGGCTCATGACGGCCGCAGCCACGGCCACGGCCCATGCCACCTGGGCGCCCCGGGTGCCCGCGGACGGCGCCTACCACGTGTATGTCTCCTATGGCTCGGACCCGAGCCGGGTCACCGACGCGCACTACGTGGTGCGGCACGCGGGCGGCGAGAGCCACTTCCGCGTGAACCAGCGCCGCCACGGGGGCACGTGGGTGTTGCTCGGCCGCTTCTACTTCCGGGCGGGCGCTCCGGCGGAGTCGGCGTCGGTGATGGCGTTCAACGACTCGGCCGAGGCGGGCACCGTGTCACTGGACGCCGTGCGCCTGGGCGGAGGCTCGGGCGATATCGGGGATGAGAAGCTGGGCCCACTCGCGCGTTCGCGCTCCGAGGAGTGCGCGCGCTACCACACCCAGTTCAGCGGCGCGCCGCCCGAGGTGTTCGCTCCCTCGGGGACCAACGCGCTCTCCAACGAGCGCAACGACGACGTCTCCGCCCGCCCGCGCTTCGCGGCCTGGCTGCACGAGGATGGCGAGGACGCCGTGTACGTCGCCTGGCACACCAATGCCTCGGCGAATGGAACCGTGCGGGGCACGGAGGCCTACGTCTACGGGCCCAATCCCGTGGATGGCAAATACATCCCGGGTGAGGCGGTGGTTGGCAGTCCGGAGCTCGCGCAGAGCCTGCTGGATGAACTCTCGGTGGACCTGAAGCGGGAGATCGAACCGAACTGGCGGGTGCGCGGCCTGCGCTCGGCGAACCTGGGCGAGGTGAACCCGAGACACAATCCGGAGATCCCCTCCGTGCTGGTGGAGGTGGCCTACCATGACAACGCCCAGGACGCCGCGTGGCTCAAGGAGCCGCACTTCCGGCGCGTCGCCGCGCGGGCCTTCCTCCATGGCCTCATCAAGTACTTCGCCACCCGGGATGCCCCGGAGGGTCAAGCTCCCGTCATCCACCTGCCCCCCGAACCGCCCTCGGCGGTGGCGGCCCGCAACGCGGGAGGTGGCCAGGTCGAGGTGAAGTGGGCGCCCCCCGCGGACCCGGACGGGGCCGTGCCTCCTCAACATCCGGCCACGGGCTATCGCGTCTACCAGAGCACGGACGGGCTGGCCTGGGACGAGGGCATGGACACCACCGCCACGTCCATCTCCCTGCCGCTCGCGGCGGGCACGACGCGCTACTTCCGGGTTGCGGCCCTCAATGAGGGCGGCGAGTCCTTCCCCTCGGACGTGGTGGGCGTGGGCGCGACGGACGGGGCGCCGCGGGTGCTCGTGGTCAATGCCTTCCGGGCCCTGGACGCGACGATGGCGCGCGTCGAGGAGCTCTCGGCGTACGACCTGGGCTCGCCCCGGCGCGCCTTCCTGGAGGCGATGAACGACGGGACGGCCCTGCGCCGCCATGGGGACGCGCTCGCGCGCAACGCCGTGGCCTTCGACAGCGCGACGAGCGAGGCGATCGCCGCGGGCCTGCTCACCCCCGTGGGCTACCCGGTGTTGGACTGGTTCTCCGGGCGGGGACAGGCCCGGAGCCGGGGTCCCGATGCCACGGAACAGGCCCTGCTGCGCGCTTTCGTGCTCGGGGGCGGGCACCTGTTGCTGTCGGGCAGTCAGATCGCCTCCGCGCTCGCGGTGGGAAGCGCCGAGGACGTCGCCTTCCTGACGGACATCCTGCACGCCCGGCCAGTGTGTGGTCTGTCGGCGCCTCGGGTGGGAGGGCTCACGGATGGCCTCTTCCCGGGTCTGGCGGGCTCGCTGCTGGATGACGGGCGGCGGGGCTCCTTCCCGGTGGGCGCGACGGACGTGCTCCGGCCGGGGGAGGGGGGCCAGCCGGTGCTGGGCTACTCCGGGGCGGACACGGCGGCGGGCATCCTCTCCGCGCCGGGGGGACAGGTCCTCTTCCTGGGTGTGCCCTTCGAGGGCGTCGTCACGCCCGAGCGCCGCGCCTACCTGATGGGCGCCTTCCTGGCCCGGGCGGGGGTGTTGGCGTCGCCGCCCCCGGCGCCCGGGGCGGAGGAGGCCCTGCCGCTGGACCTGGACTCGAGCGGCTTGAGCTCCCTGGGGGGCGCATTCCCGTGCACCCTCGAGCAGGTTCCCGGCTCCTACGGCGAGGAGCGGGGCGGCTGCGGCTGCGGGGCGGGGGGGGGAACGGCCTCCCTGGCGGGACTGTTGCTGTTGCGTCTTGTGCAACGACGGCGGACACGTCATTTGCCTCGCGGAGAGCGTTGA
- the gap gene encoding type I glyceraldehyde-3-phosphate dehydrogenase has protein sequence MATKIAINGFGRIGRCVLRAALARKENLEFVAINDLDSPATLAHLFKYDSVHGIFPGTVKATDKAIVIDGKEIAVTAQKDPSVLPWKSLGADIILECTGHFTEREGAIKHVNAGAKKVIVSAPSKNPDFTIAYGINHDQYDPAKHQILSNASCTTNCLAPVAKVLTDSFGIEKGVMTTIHSYTNDQRILDLPHKDLRRARAAALSMIPSSTGAAKAIGEVLPSLKGKMHGMAVRVPTPNVSLVDLSVVLSKNATVEAINDAFKKAAEGPLKGILQYNDEQTVSVDYNGNPHSSIFDSTNTMVMGDNLAKVMAWYDNEWGFSNRMVDVAKFLSSKGL, from the coding sequence ATGGCCACCAAGATTGCCATCAACGGATTCGGTCGTATCGGCCGCTGCGTGCTGCGCGCCGCGCTCGCCCGCAAGGAGAACCTCGAGTTCGTCGCCATCAACGATCTCGACTCGCCGGCCACCCTGGCGCACCTCTTCAAGTACGACTCCGTGCACGGCATCTTCCCGGGCACCGTGAAGGCCACCGACAAGGCCATCGTCATCGACGGCAAGGAGATCGCCGTCACGGCCCAGAAGGATCCCTCCGTGCTGCCCTGGAAGTCGCTGGGCGCGGACATCATCCTGGAGTGCACGGGCCACTTCACCGAGCGCGAGGGTGCGATCAAGCACGTGAACGCGGGCGCCAAGAAGGTCATCGTCTCCGCGCCGTCGAAGAACCCGGACTTCACGATCGCCTACGGCATCAACCACGATCAGTACGATCCGGCCAAGCACCAGATCCTCTCCAACGCCTCGTGCACCACCAACTGTCTGGCGCCCGTGGCCAAGGTCCTCACCGACTCCTTCGGCATCGAGAAGGGCGTGATGACCACCATCCACAGCTACACCAACGACCAGCGCATCCTGGACCTGCCGCACAAGGACCTGCGCCGCGCCCGCGCCGCCGCCCTGTCGATGATTCCCTCGTCCACGGGTGCCGCCAAGGCCATCGGTGAGGTGCTGCCGAGCCTCAAGGGCAAGATGCACGGCATGGCGGTGCGCGTGCCCACCCCGAACGTGTCCCTGGTGGACCTGAGCGTGGTGCTCTCCAAGAACGCCACCGTCGAGGCCATCAACGACGCCTTCAAGAAGGCCGCCGAGGGTCCGCTCAAGGGCATCCTCCAGTACAACGACGAGCAGACCGTGTCCGTCGACTACAACGGCAACCCGCACTCCTCCATCTTCGACTCCACCAACACCATGGTCATGGGCGACAACCTCGCCAAGGTGATGGCCTGGTACGACAACGAGTGGGGCTTCTCCAACCGCATGGTGGACGTGGCCAAGTTCCTGTCCTCCAAGGGCCTGTAA
- a CDS encoding phosphoglycerate kinase, protein MTIRYIDDMQLTGKRVFIRVDFNVPLEGRRITDDTRIREALPTIQKALDLGGKVILASHLGRPKGVEPKLSLEPAASRLSELLGGKHEVILADDCVGDGVRKLVKDQKEGQVLMLENLRFHKEEEANDEAFARELASFADVYINDAFGTAHRAHASTAGMVPHVKEKGAGLLMRKELEYLGGAIKNPAKPFVAILGGSKVSDKIKVIESLLPKVDALLIGGAMAYTFLKSQGIEVGKSRVEEDKLSMATRLLEAAQRLKTSLVLPIDHICSTELGDKGPLREVPDRAIPADLIGLDIGPKTRAMYAEHIRNAKTVVWNGPMGMFEVERYAAGTRAVAEAMVANKNAVTIVGGGDSAAAVNEMGLGVKLSHVSTGGGASLEFLEGRELPGVKALETK, encoded by the coding sequence ATGACGATCCGCTACATCGACGACATGCAGCTCACCGGCAAGCGCGTCTTCATCCGGGTGGACTTCAACGTTCCCCTGGAAGGCCGCCGCATCACCGACGACACCCGCATCCGCGAGGCCCTGCCCACCATCCAGAAGGCCCTGGACCTGGGCGGCAAGGTGATCCTCGCCTCGCACCTGGGACGCCCCAAGGGCGTGGAGCCCAAGCTGTCCCTGGAGCCGGCCGCCTCGCGCCTGTCCGAGCTGCTCGGCGGCAAGCACGAGGTCATCCTCGCCGATGACTGTGTGGGCGACGGCGTGCGCAAGCTGGTGAAGGATCAGAAGGAAGGGCAGGTGCTCATGCTCGAGAACCTGCGCTTCCACAAGGAGGAGGAGGCCAACGACGAGGCCTTCGCGCGAGAGCTGGCCTCCTTCGCCGACGTCTACATCAACGACGCCTTCGGCACCGCGCACCGCGCGCACGCCTCCACCGCCGGCATGGTGCCCCACGTGAAGGAGAAGGGCGCCGGCCTGCTCATGCGCAAGGAGCTGGAGTACCTGGGCGGGGCCATCAAGAACCCGGCCAAGCCCTTCGTGGCCATCCTGGGTGGCTCGAAGGTGAGCGACAAGATCAAGGTCATCGAGAGCCTGCTGCCCAAGGTGGACGCGCTGCTGATCGGCGGCGCCATGGCCTACACCTTCCTCAAGTCGCAGGGGATTGAGGTGGGCAAGAGCCGCGTGGAGGAGGACAAGCTGTCCATGGCCACGCGTCTGCTCGAGGCGGCGCAGCGGCTCAAGACGTCGCTCGTGCTGCCCATCGATCACATCTGCAGCACGGAGCTGGGCGACAAGGGCCCGCTGCGCGAGGTGCCCGACCGGGCCATCCCCGCGGACCTCATCGGCCTGGACATCGGCCCCAAGACGCGCGCCATGTACGCCGAGCACATCCGCAACGCCAAGACGGTGGTGTGGAACGGCCCCATGGGCATGTTCGAGGTGGAGCGCTACGCCGCGGGCACGCGCGCGGTGGCCGAGGCCATGGTGGCCAACAAGAACGCGGTGACGATCGTGGGCGGCGGTGACAGCGCCGCGGCCGTCAACGAGATGGGCCTGGGCGTCAAGCTCAGCCACGTGTCCACTGGCGGCGGCGCCTCGCTCGAGTTCCTCGAGGGCCGTGAGCTGCCGGGCGTCAAGGCGCTCGAGACGAAGTAG
- the tpiA gene encoding triose-phosphate isomerase, with protein sequence MAAPTRRKLIAGNWKMNKTLSEALALVRELKGPAAALPADRVEVAVAPPFVSLAAVAKELEGSALKLAGQNCHWEASGAFTGEVSAPMLKDVGCAYVILGHSERRQYFGETDETVNKRIRAVLAAGMTPIVCVGETLAEREAGRTKDVVEQQVLGALKGYQAAEVANFVLAYEPVWAIGTGRTATSAQAQEVHRALREQLGRLYDVGTAERVRIQYGGSVKPDNAAELLGQPDVDGALVGGASLKAGDFAGILKGAVGA encoded by the coding sequence ATGGCCGCACCGACGCGACGCAAGCTCATCGCTGGCAACTGGAAGATGAACAAGACGCTCTCCGAGGCGCTCGCGCTGGTGCGGGAGTTGAAGGGACCGGCGGCCGCGCTGCCGGCGGATCGGGTGGAGGTGGCGGTGGCGCCGCCCTTCGTGTCGCTCGCCGCGGTGGCCAAGGAACTGGAGGGCTCGGCGCTGAAGCTGGCCGGCCAGAACTGCCACTGGGAGGCGAGCGGGGCGTTCACCGGCGAGGTGTCCGCGCCGATGCTCAAGGACGTGGGGTGCGCCTACGTCATCCTGGGCCACTCCGAGCGCCGGCAGTACTTCGGCGAGACGGACGAGACGGTGAACAAGCGCATCCGGGCGGTGCTGGCGGCGGGGATGACGCCCATCGTGTGCGTGGGCGAGACGCTGGCGGAGCGCGAGGCGGGCCGCACGAAGGACGTGGTGGAGCAGCAGGTGTTGGGTGCGCTGAAGGGCTACCAGGCGGCCGAGGTGGCCAACTTCGTGCTCGCCTACGAGCCGGTGTGGGCCATTGGCACGGGCCGCACGGCGACGAGCGCCCAGGCGCAGGAGGTGCACCGGGCGCTGCGCGAGCAGCTCGGGCGGCTGTACGACGTGGGGACGGCGGAGCGGGTGCGTATCCAGTACGGCGGGAGCGTGAAGCCGGACAACGCGGCGGAATTGCTGGGCCAGCCGGACGTGGACGGGGCGCTGGTGGGGGGCGCGAGCCTGAAGGCGGGCGACTTCGCGGGCATCCTCAAGGGCGCGGTGGGGGCGTAA